Within the Marixanthomonas sp. SCSIO 43207 genome, the region ACTTCAAGCTCGGTATCTCGTGATATTTATAGTGAAGTTTTAGGCATTGCCGAACGAAAATTCAGATTAACTGAAGACAACCTTATTTTTGCCTCCAATTTTACCTGGACACGCGATACTCGTGAAAATATTTATGACAATAGTTTTTCTCGTTTACGGTGGAAACTTGAGAGTGCCGGAAACTTTTTGTCACTTGCCTCTAGAGCAACAGGACAAGAAAAAAACGCAAATGGCAATTATGAAACTCTTGGCGTAGCCTACTCTCAATACATTAAAGGAGAGACAGAATACATCAAACACTGGGAGCTTAACGATGACAACATTCTTGCCGTAAGAGCTTTTGGCGGTATTGCTGTGCCCTACGGAAACAGCAACAGCATTCCATTTACCCGCAGTTACTTTGCAGGTGGAGCCAATGATAACCGCGGATGGCGTGCGTATGATTTAGGCCCCGGAAGCAGCGGCGGGATTTTAGATTTTAATGAAGCAAATTTCAAGTTAGCTTTTAATGCAGAATACAGATACACCATTCTAGGAGCGTTTAAAGGTGCTTTCTTTGTTGACGCAGGTAATATATGGAATGTGTTTGATAATGAAGAAAGAGAAGCTTTTAAGTTCAATGGCATTGAAGATATAAAAGAGCTTGGTGTAGCATCAGGATTTGGGTTGCGATATGACTTCGGTTTTTTTGTACTTCGTTTTGATATTGGTTTTAAAACTCACAACCCGGCAAGAGCTGTGGGTGAACGATGGTTTAAAGATTATAACTTTAAAAATGCGGTTTATAATATTGGCATAAACTATCCCTTTTAACCCGTTAAAAATTCTTATTTTTGTTCTTAAAATAACGTAAACTATGAATCATTCCATTCAACCCGGTGTAGCTACCGGACGCGAAGTTCAAAAAATACATCAATACGCTAAAGAAAAAGGGTTTGCTATGCCGGCTGTAAACGTAGTAGGCTCAAACACTATAAATACAGTTTTAGAAACTGCTGCAGAATTAAATTCTCCTGTTATTATTCAGTTTTCAAACGGAGGGGCTTATTTTAATGCCGGTAAAGGTTTGAACAATGAAAACCAAAAAGCAGCAATTTTAGGTGGCGTTGCAGGAGCAAAACACATACACGATTTAGCCGAAGCTTATGGCGCAACTGTAATTCTACATACCGATCACGCAGCCAAAAAATTATTACCCTGGATTGACGGTTTACTTGATGCTGGTGAACAATTTTATAAAGAAAAAGGAAAACCGTTATACAGTTCGCACATGATTGATCTTTCTGAAGAACCTCTTGAAGAAAACATAGAAATTTCAAAAAAATACTTAGAGCGAATGAGTAAGATGGGAATGACCCTTGAGATTGAACTAGGTATTACCGGTGGTGAAGAAGACGGTGTAGACAACACAGGAGTAGACTCTTCAAAACTTTACACACAGCCCGAAGAAGTTGCCTATGCCTATGAAGAACTTATGAAAGTAAGTGACCAATTTACTATTGCAGCTGCTTTTGGAAACGTACACGGAGTTTATAAGCCAGGAAACGTAAAATTAACTCCTATTATTCTTAAAAATTCACAAGAGTACGTTCAGAAAAAATATGACACTAATCACAATCCTATTGATTTTGTATTTCACGGCGGAAGCGGTTCTACAGTAGAAGAAATACGAGAAGCAATAGGTTATGGTGTAATAAAAATGAATATTGACACCGATTTGCAATATGCTTTCAATGAAGGTGTTCGCGATTATATGGTCAACAATATTGATTATTTAAAAACACAAATAGGAAACCCTGAAGGTGATGATGTTCCCAACAAAAAATATTATGACCCAAGAAAGTGGTTACGCGAAGGTGAAATTTCATTCAAAAAACGACTGAAAAAAGCTTTTGAAGACCTTAACAATGTAAATACATTATAAACTTAAATCTCCTCAACTATGTCTTGGTTTAAAAGAACAAAAAAAGGAATTCAAACCCCTACGGAAGAAAAAAAAGACGTACCAAAAGGTTTATGGTACAAGTCTCCTACCGGGAAAATTGTAGATTCTGAAGAGTTGGAAAATAATTTTTACGTAAGCCCTGAAGATGGCTATCACGTAAGAATAGGAAGTAATGAGTATTTTCAATTACTTTTTGACGATAATAAGTACAAAGAACTAGATAAAAACCTTGTTGCAAAAGATCCATTAAAATTTGAAGACAAGAAAAAATATCCTGATCGCCTAAAAGACGCACAGAAAAAAACCGGTCTTAAAGACGCTGTAAGAACTGCCGTTGGAAAGTCTATGGGGAAAGAGATTGTAATTGCTTGTATGGATTTTAGTTTTATAGGTGGCTCTATGGGAAGCGTTGTAGGTGAAAAAATTGCACGTGCCGCAGACTATTCGCTTAAAAAGAAAATTCCATTTATGATTATTTCAAAAAGTGGTGGAGCACGAATGATGGAAGCTGCTTTTTCGCTTATGCAAATGGCAAAAACAAGTGTAAAACTAGCTCAACTTGCAGACGCAGGAATACCTTACATATCATTATGTACAGATCCTACAACTGGAGGAACAACCGCTTCTTTTGCCATGCTAGGAGACATTAACATTAGCGAACCTGGTGCTTTAATTGGTTTTGCCGGTCCTAGAGTAGTAAGAGATACCACCGGGCAAGAATTACCTGATGGTTTTCAAACTGCTGAATTTGTAAAAGATCATGGCTTCTTAGACTTTATCACACATCGTAAAGATTTAAAGCTTCGTATTAATCAATATTTAGATTTAATACTCAATAGACCTATGAGAGAAGCTACAGCATAAAAAAAGCAGCCCAATCGGGCTGCTTTTTTAGTATAACACATTTTGGTTTACTCGTCATCTTTTTCTGTCTGTGATTTTGGTTTATGGTCATCCTTAACCACTTCATCTCTATATCTACAACAAGGATGCACACTATTATAGGCTTCATCTGTAGCTTTTAAATTTTCTACATCGTGACCAACTGCCAGTACACTTTGCGCAATGGTATTTAACGCTGTTTTCTCTTCATTATAAATTAATTTAAGTTCATGAGTTTGAACATCCCAAATTGCGCTTTTAACGCCCTTGGTTTTAATACTGGCCTTTTCTATTCTTTCTTTACACATCTCACAAACACCATCTACTAAAAGTGTTGCTCTTGCATTTTTGTTTTGAGCAAAGGTTAATGTGGTAACTAACAAAATAATTAAACTTACTATATTTTTCATAATTGTATTTTTTAAAATTTAATATTACTAATTAATTCTATATCGTATTCCTGCGTAATAAAGACTACCAAAAATAGGTCCGTATACAAATGTGCTATCAAAGTTTGAACCAAACGGATTTTCTGCACCCAAAATAGGGTTGTTTTGTCTTACATTTGTTATATTCTCACCTCCTACATAGATTTCAAATTTTGGCGAAAACACCTTTGTTATTTGCGCATTTAAGGTATTAACTTCTGGAGAAAAATTTGGTAACTGAAACTGTATAGGGTTATTTTCAGTTGACGGAAAACGTTGTTTCCCTAACCAATTGTAGGTTGCATCAAACTTCCATCGACTATTATTTTTAACAGGCGTTTGATACGAAACATTGGCAAAAAATCGATGTTGTGCAGTTAATGGCTTTATCTTTTTTCCGGTTTGATATTTAGTTTTTATATCATAGTATTTATATGCTAAACGCGCATCAAAAC harbors:
- the fbaA gene encoding class II fructose-bisphosphate aldolase, whose translation is MNHSIQPGVATGREVQKIHQYAKEKGFAMPAVNVVGSNTINTVLETAAELNSPVIIQFSNGGAYFNAGKGLNNENQKAAILGGVAGAKHIHDLAEAYGATVILHTDHAAKKLLPWIDGLLDAGEQFYKEKGKPLYSSHMIDLSEEPLEENIEISKKYLERMSKMGMTLEIELGITGGEEDGVDNTGVDSSKLYTQPEEVAYAYEELMKVSDQFTIAAAFGNVHGVYKPGNVKLTPIILKNSQEYVQKKYDTNHNPIDFVFHGGSGSTVEEIREAIGYGVIKMNIDTDLQYAFNEGVRDYMVNNIDYLKTQIGNPEGDDVPNKKYYDPRKWLREGEISFKKRLKKAFEDLNNVNTL
- a CDS encoding heavy-metal-associated domain-containing protein — translated: MKNIVSLIILLVTTLTFAQNKNARATLLVDGVCEMCKERIEKASIKTKGVKSAIWDVQTHELKLIYNEEKTALNTIAQSVLAVGHDVENLKATDEAYNSVHPCCRYRDEVVKDDHKPKSQTEKDDE
- the accD gene encoding acetyl-CoA carboxylase, carboxyltransferase subunit beta; translated protein: MSWFKRTKKGIQTPTEEKKDVPKGLWYKSPTGKIVDSEELENNFYVSPEDGYHVRIGSNEYFQLLFDDNKYKELDKNLVAKDPLKFEDKKKYPDRLKDAQKKTGLKDAVRTAVGKSMGKEIVIACMDFSFIGGSMGSVVGEKIARAADYSLKKKIPFMIISKSGGARMMEAAFSLMQMAKTSVKLAQLADAGIPYISLCTDPTTGGTTASFAMLGDINISEPGALIGFAGPRVVRDTTGQELPDGFQTAEFVKDHGFLDFITHRKDLKLRINQYLDLILNRPMREATA